DNA sequence from the Cohnella herbarum genome:
TGGGAGCATCGTTTCCTGTTCGGAGGGAGCGTCTTGCCGAAGCAATAGCAAGCCGCCATTACGCAAAAAGAAAGACGAAGATGAGGAATTGCCTCCGCTTCGTCTTTTTTTTCGCCACATGCTTACACTCACACCTTGAACGCGACAACCAAACGTTTGAGCTCTTCCGCCATTTCGGCTAACGATAACGACGAGGACGCCGTTTCTTCCGAAGCCGCGGCGGTCTCTTGGCTGATCAGCGCCCTTGTAGGTTTCCATGTTCTTCAAACTAACTCTTACCCTTTTACCGAAGTTCTATGAGCTAAGTGAAGATATCGATTATTTTTAGCCGTCTGACGGCCTTAACTCTATCCACTCGATGCGCACGTATCCGCCTTCAGCGGTCGAGACGAGACGTCGAAGTCCCGAAGAAACCCGAATCTCGTTGGGTAGCTGCACGGTTTTCCAATCCGGTCCTGCTTGGACGAATCCGCATGACCTCTCATCGATCTTGATCTTCATTCCGGTTTCGCTTTCCCCTTCAACCGCGCATAACCGTAAACTTACCGTATAGTTACAAAATAATTCCCCACGATCCGGCACGTCGAATTCGTACGCCAACCAGTCTCCCGTCGCAAGCTGCACGCACATTCTTTCTTCAGGCAGCCACGGTTCGCCGCGACCATGCTGGAAGTTCGGGATTTTGCGCCGGTTATCTACGAACCGGATGTCCGTGCCGTCGTTATCCCGAAAGCCGACCGATTCCTCCCGCTTCTTCGATACATAGTAACTAATCCCGGCTCCGCCGTATCCGTAGAAAATCGCCGGAATACGCACGGGCGGCCTGCGAAGCAACGCACCGACGACGTCGGGATCATACTCGCACCGTTCGAAAGCGATATTGGCCAGATATTCCGTTAACACTGTAGATGCGACTTCGGGTGACGGTTTCGCACCGCCTTCCAAGTATTCGACCAGCAGATTCCACCCTTCCGGACGACGGATCGAGCAAGGAGAATTATCCCGCTCCAGCTTCTTCCACGTCCAGAAATTCCATGAGATCCCATGGTCCTCGAATAATCGGAACGCCCCCGCATACCATTCCTTGTTATTCTCTCCGCCTTCTCCCATGAAGATCGGTACATCCCATAACTCCCGCTTGTCGAGATACGCTTGTATGCTTTCCGTGTCCGGGTTGTTCCAATACTTATGGAATTGCAGCATAATGTTATGGTCGATCTTCTCGTCGAAAATCGACCAATCCGTGGACCAATGGGCACCTTCGAGAATGATCATGTGACGGTCGTCGACTTCGCGGATCGCGCGAACGATTTCCTTGTACAAGGGCATGATCCTGTCGTTGTATACCGCGAACCAATCCGGCAAAGGTTCGTTCAACAGATCGTAACCCGCGACGATCCATTCGTCCTTATACCTCGCGGCTAGCATCGCCCATAGTTCTAAGGTCAATCCGGCATTGCGCTTGTCGAGGAACAGCTCCGGGCGGTCGAATTCCGAATCGTCGATATTCGTTCCGGTTTGTCCTCCGGGAGCGCCGTGTAAATCCAGGATGACGTATAGACGATGTTTCCGGCACCAACCGATCATTCGATCAAGCAATGCCAGATGTTTCTCCTTGTAGCGGACAGGACTGCCTTCGCCTTCCTCTAGCAAGAACCTGGAGTTGATCGGCACGCGGACGGAATTCAGTCCTTCCTCGGCGATTCTCCTGATATCCGACTCCGACACGTATCGGTCGTAATACGTTTCCCAGAAGCTCGCCGCTTGGTCCGCGCCGATGAGTTCCTCTATCATCCGTTCGATGCGACGCGGACGGTCTCCCTTGTCGGGAAAACTCCACATGTACCCTTCCGGGAGCAGCCAACTGCCGAAGCCAACTCCCCGCAACAAAATTTCCCGCCCATCTCCGTTCACTAATTTCCGTCCTTCGGCTCTTAAGAAGCCGCTGACTTCGCCTGTTCGATTATGCTCGATATTCGGCAACTCGTATCTTCCGCCTTTCTATAAGTTCAAGTTCAAAAAGTCCGATTTTCAGCACCGAGAAGGTTGGATGAAGCTTAGGGACTGAGGAGCGGAGCGTAGGAAAAACCTACGTGAGCACCGGAAGGCCCGGCTGAATTCAAGATTCGACGTCGAATCCGCTTCTTGCTTCGCATCGTGATCAAAATTGGACTTTTCGAACAACCTCTATAAGTCATGCTAGCTTTTGACCGCCCCGTCGGCGATTCCGTTCAAGATGTACTTTTGCAGTAAAATATACAACGCGATTACCGGCAACATAGCTAGCACTAGCGATGCAAGAATCGCGGCCCAGTCGTTGTTGTACTCGCCGAACAACATATTGGTCGAGAGCAGTAGCGTATAGTCATTGGAATCGGTCAGCATGAGCAACGGCAGCAGAAAATCGTTCCACATCCAGAGCAGGTTCAAGATCGCGATCGTAGCCGTTACGGGCAGCAGCAAAGGAAAAATAACGACGAAAAACAATCTGACCTCGCCGCAACCGTCCACGACGGCTGCCTCGTCCAACTCTCGCGGAACGGACTTGACGAAGCCGTGGTACAAGAAGATCGCCATCGACACGCCCAAACCAATGTAGATAAAGCCAAGCCCGAAGGTAGAACCTTGCACTGCCAGCGCTTTCGAAATTTTGACGAGCGTAATCATGATCGAATGAAACGGAATCAGCATGGACAAGACGAACGTTGCGAATAGAAACCCGCTCAGTTTGCCCGGCGTCCGGGACATCTTGTAGCCGGCCATCGAAGCGAAGAGAATGATTCCCGTCAATCCGACGACGGCAATCGTCAACGTGTTGCGCAAGCTTCTCATGTAATCCGTTTTTTCGAAAGCATCGGCGAAATTACCGAATTGCAGCCGCGAAGGGAATGCCAGAATATCGTTCAGCATCTCGCCTTCCGTCTTAAGCGAATTCAGCACGCCCATGTAAATCGGAAACAAGGTGAAAATGGCGGCGACGATAAGAACGGCGATAACGAGTGCGTATCCGACGCGGAAGCCGAGCTTCGGATGCGCCGATTCAGAGGCGGGACGGTTCACGCTTCCACCTCCCTGATCTTCATGATCCGCAATTGCACCATTGTAATGAGGAAAATGATGAGGAACAAGATCATCGCCTTGGCGCTAGCGTATCCGTATCTGCTGTTGAAGCTGAACGCTTCCTCGTAAATATTCATCGCTACGACTTGCGTCGCCCTGCCGGGGCCGCCTCCCGTTAGCGCGTATACGGCGTCGAACGCTTTGAAAGACGAATTAAGCGTCAAGAATATACCGATCGTGATCGCGGGATAGATCATCGGAAGCGTAATGTTCCGGAACGTCAGCCACGCGTTCGCTCCGTCGATCGCGGCCGCTTCCTTGAGTTGCTTCGGTACGCCTTGGATCGCCGCGATGTAGATGACCATGAGATACCCGGCACCCCCCCACAAAGATACGATTAGGATGGCGTAGAACGAAAAGTCCGGGTCCCCGATCCATGACCGATCAAGGAAGCTTAAGCCGGCATGTTCGACCAGATAAGACGATACTTTCGTGAAAATAAACAGCCACATGAACCCGCCAATGATCATGCTAAGCATGTTCGGCATGAAGAAAATCGTGCGGAACCATGCTTTGCCTCGCCCGACGGATTCAACGAGCACGGCTAGCAGGATGGCGATCGCATTCTGAAGTACGACCATGAAGACGACGAATTTCACCGTAAACCATAGGGAATGGGCAAAGGAAGGATCGTCCGACAACGCCTCCGCATAGTTGGCGAATCCCACCCACTCGTAGGCGGGATTCAGCCCGTTCCAATCCGTCAAGCTATATGCGGCGCCCCCGAAAGCGGGGGCGAGCATGAATACGGCATAGAACGCCAATGCGGGAAATACGAAGGCCAGCAGAGCGATCGATTGTTTTCTCTTCTTCGTTATACGCATCTGCGTTTCACTCTCGTCCGGCAGGAGAGCCTCAAGGCTACTGCTGCGCCTTGACGCCCTTCGCCCAAGCTTTGTCCAACGTCTTCACGATGTCTTCCTTCGTTACGTCCTTCGCGTAATAGCTTTGCAGCAGCTTCGCGGTTTCGTCCGTTACGCCGTTAGGTAACGACAGATCCAGGTAAGCTTTGCCTTCGGCGACGTAAGAGCTGGCTTCGGCGATCCACGGGAACGTCTCATAGGTGTGCATCGTCGCCACCGGATTAAATTTAAGCGCTTCGAACAACGGAGCGGAGTCTTTGTCGTCGAGAATGTAGTTAAGCAAGTCGAGCGCGACTTCCTTGTTGGCGCTCTTCGGGGAAACCGCCAGCGAAGTCGATGTCGCTAGGTTGATCATCGCCCCCGCGGGATCGTTGCTGACCGGAAGCGGCGCAACGCCGAATTCCATGTCCGGATTTACTTTTAAGATGGTTTCCGCTTGCCATGGCCCTTGTACCCACATCGCGGCTTTGCCGTTCGCGAAATCGGTGGAGCCCGCTTCGTTTCCGACTTCGAACGGCTTGTCGGTTCCGTTAGCCATGATAAGGTCGATGATGTCGAATACGCTGACGACGTCTTGATACGAGGCTTCGCCCTTATTCATCTTCTCTATCCAGTCCGGATGCGCGGAAGATACCGTGCCTCCGAGGGAGAGCGCCATCATTAACTGCGGAATCCATGATTCCTGGAACGCCAGCATGAACGGCTTGATTTTCGCTCCGTTCAGTTTATCGATCGCGGTCTTCATCTCATCGATCGTCTGAGGTGGCGCGATACCGACGTCCTTAAATATTTTTTTGTTGTACAAATAGCCCCAGGACAAGCTTTCGAGCGGCAGAGCAACGACTTTCCCGTCGTAGGTGACCGTTTTCCTTACGCTATCGTATACCTTCGGCACGAAGGGTTGATCGGACAGATCGCTCAAGTAGCCTGCTTTGTAATAGGTCGGAATATCCGCGATAGCATGCAGGGTGAATAAATCCGGCGCGTCGTTGGAAGCAAGCCGGGTTTGCAAAATTTGTTTCGCTTGATCGGGATTCGGCATCTCCAGCTTAATCGACACATCGATGTTTTTCTCCGCTAGTTCCTTCGCTTTGAACTGCTCGAAATAGCTTTCGAATTGATCCTTGAATCTTGGAAAGCTCATGAACACTTTGAGCTCGACCTTCTGCGGAGGCGTATCCGCTTGCGATTCCGACGGCGATTCGCTTGCGGTAGCGCTTGGACTGGAGCTCGGGGATGCCGATGCTTCCTTAGTGGATGCGTTGTTCTCTTTATTACCCGATCCGCAGGCCGACAGGAACGATACGGCAAGGATGAGGACGAGTGCGAGATGAAGCGCTTTCTTCATTGAATATACCCCCTTGTTTTTGAATGCCTCTTCAGTATAGGGGAGACGCTTGCGCTCATCATTCGAGGATATTAGCTTCCGTTATTGCATTTTATTGATGGGGTTCGCGCGCTAGTCCTCCTTGCGGAGCTCTCCGGGAGTTTGGCCGAAATGTTTCTTGAACACCCGATAGAAATAAGCGACGTCCTCGTACCCGGTCAGCTTAGCTACGTGTTTAATCGCCAGCTCTCCCTCCACGATCAGTTCTTTGGCTTTCTCCATTCGCTTGCGCAAAATGTAATCCGACAGATTTTCTCCCAATTGGGATTTGAACGCCCTGCTTAAGTGCTCTTTGCTCACGAAAAAGCGATGCGCGACCGTCTCCAGGGAAATCGGTTCACGGTAATACAGATCGATATGAGCCTGAATTTCGGCGATGTCCAACTTAAGACGTTTTCTGCGAAGCGCCTCGATCTGTTCGATCGCCTCCGCGAACATCGCTTGCAATTGTTCGATCGCCTTTACCGCGCTCGTCCAATCCCCCGTTGGCGCCTTCGACCTTAGACTTGTAATATCCCACTCGTTCTCCGCCGCGAATTCTTCCAGTAACGACAAGAACTCATGGACGACTTTGGAAATTACGTTCCGATCGTCGTTGTTCTCCATATCGTTTCCGAACATTTCCCCCAGCTTGGACAACGCTTCAATAGCAGCCGGCTTGTCGAGCTCGAGCAAATACCCCCGTACCCTTTCCCGCAATGCCGAATAACGCTCTCGGGTACCCGGATCCGCGAATGCGACCGGCGTTCTCCAGCCCGCGTTCCCGGCTTGTTCCGCCCGCTTCAAATCTTGAACGCATTGCGCCAATGCCGCGTTTAATTCTTCCTGATCGATCGGCTTCAATAGATATTCCACGGCGCGCGACCGGATAGCCTGCTTGAGGTAAACGAAATCATCGTACCCGCTCATGACGATGATCTTCATCTCCGGAACTTTCTCGTTCATTTGCTTTAACAAACCAACTCCGTCCAGACCCGGCATCCTCATATCCGTCACGACGATATGCGGCTTGCGCTCTTCGATAAGCCGCAAGCCTTCGGTTCCGTCTTCCGCCTCTCCGTTCAGACTTAGCTCCAGTTTGTCCCATTCGACGAGCGCTTTGACGACTTCCCTGGACCACGGCTCGTCATCGATAATCAATACGTTATACATCGTCGGATCCTCCGTTATTTATGGTGGGCAATTTAACCGCAATAATCGTCCCTTGACCCTCGCAGCTATAAATTCTTAACCCGCTGGCGGATCCGAATTGCAGCTTCAATCGCGTGTCCACGTTCTTCAGACCGATTCCCGTTCCTTTACGCCTTCTAGGCTCATCCGACGCCGGTTTGGCTAATTCTCGCTTCGTACCGCCCGCCAATCTCGCGCGCAGTTGAAGCAACCTTTCCCGCGATATGCCTACGCCTTCGTCCTTTATCAGAACGGCAATGCTACCCGAGTTCCGCTTCACTCGGATCTCGACTTTCCAAGCGCCTTCTTTACGCTGCAAGCCGTGCTCGAACGCGTTCTCCAGAAGCGGCTGTAACGTGAACTTAGGAATCCTTGCATCGAGAGCCGCTTCGTCGATGGATAGAACAACGGCGCAGCGACCCTTGAACCGGTTCTCTTGAATGTACAAATAATTGCTCATATGCTTCAACTCGTCCGCAAGAGTAACGCGATCCTCATCCGTGCTGATGGAATAACGGAACAGTTCGCCGATGACTTGGGTGACCTTATAGATTTCCGGAGCCCCCTTCGTCAGCGCCATTCCTCCTATCAAGTGAAGCGTATTGTTCAGAAAATGAGGATTGATCTGCGCCTGAAGCGCCTGAAGCTGCGCGTTCTTCAAGTCGATCTCTCGCTGGTACTCCTCTTCGATCAGTTGCTTGATCCTTAACATCATCGAATTATAGCCTCGTTCGAGCAAACCGATCTCGTCGCGGCTTTGTGCCGATTTCATTTCGAAATTATGGACTTGGGCGCTCCTCATCGTTCTCGCTAAGCTGACGATCGGTCGGCTAATTCTTAAGGAGACAAGTATCGACAACGCGACGGAAACGGCCGCGAACAAACTTCCCGTTAAGATACCCGCGCGAATCGTAGCGTTAGCGCTTCGGGTCACCGTGGCTAGCGGCACCGCTTTGACGACGGTAAGCTCCCCGTCGTCGACTTTCTTCATGAAATAGTAATAGTTTTTGGAGCTCTCCAACCGAAGCTCGGCGTCAGGCAAGCTCAGCTTGCCAAGCTGCGAGGAAATCTCCTCCGCGACGCCGGAATCGGTGGAGCCGGATAGCAGCTCGCCTTCGTCGTTGAGCAGGAAAACCGAGCTTTCCGGTTCCGATCGGAGGATGTTGCCGACCGCTTCCCATACATCCCGATTCAAACGAACGGATAATCCGCCTAGAAGCTTCCTATCCTCGAAACGGTACATGCCATGATAGGCGTATATTCCGTCTTTGGATTGTTTGAAGTACATATTAACCGGCTCCATCCGCAGCCTGCTCCATGCGCCGCTGCCGATATCGACTGTCGACACCATCCCGCTGCTCGCATAGTTCACCGAGAAAGCTTTACGGCTTTGATGAACGTACAAAGTGAGCAAATCGATTTTACGCGAATTCGCATAATAAGCCGAGGTCAGCGTGTTTTGAATATAGTTTTGCGTTTTGTACTGAGTGCCAATATCCGCATTATCGACTTCAGTAACGCCGTCCATCAGCGTCTTGTTGATCTGCAGCGTATAGAACAGGATATCGATCTGTTGAATGAGCTCGTCCAAATATTGATCCGCCCACAACATTCGTGAATTATTCGCATTGACGATCTCCTTCTCCACGGAGTCGCGGGTATTGTTCGTCGCGATCCAAGTCACCGTGATGACCGGCAACGTCGTTAAGCTAATCATGAGCAGCATTAACCTTAGTCGCAAACTTGTTCGTCTCATCTCCCCGCTCCCCCCATCGTTGTACAAAAAGCCCATAAGATCGGCTTGCCGAGTCTTATGGGCTTTGGAATAACTTTTTTCGCAGCTATAGATTCGCGTTCATTGTAGCATACAACCCGGAGACGCGACAGACTTCAATCTCCATTTCTCTATCGCACGTAGGCCCACTCTTCGAACACAGCGGCCTGGCCCTTGTAAGTTCCTTGTTCGTCCGCGACATTCCACAACAACACGTTCCGTATTTCGAATCTTCGTCCGCTCTTGGAAATCCGAATGCCGTAATAACCGTCAGAGTACCCTTTATCTTTGGCATCCGACAGCAGTCTCTCCCTTTGGGAGCGTTCCATCGGCTCTGCCGTCAATCTGGATGGCGTGCGGGTAAACTCTTCCCACGTCGTCTCCCATAATTTCAGCGCGGCTTCGTTGCCGAAATTCAAGATCGGATCGGTCTCCGTGCCGTGGGAGAGCAGAATGAACGGGGCTTTGAATAAGGCAAGCGCCGCCTCATTCGCAGGAGGAACAGGCTCGATCAGCTCGCGGCCCGTAGCCCGGCGATAGCTGTCGATCAATAATCGGGCGTGCGCCTCGCGATTTTGCACATCTTCATCCAGCGGGATCATCTCGTCAAGTTCAACTCCGTTTTCTTTTTCACGTTTGGGGATTGCCTCGTTTGGCTAAAGACTATTATATCAGTCTCTACTCTATCAGCGATATCCGCGAGGAGGTGTTGAATATGCCTTGGGACAAGGATAATTACCCCGATTCATTGAAAAACTTCACGGCTCCCGTACGCGGCAAAGCCGTCGAAATCGCCAACGCCCTGCTGGAGGAGGGTTACGAGGAAGGCCGCGCCATCGCCATCGCGACCTCCCAAGCGAAGGAATGGGCGGACAATCGGAACAAGCAGATTCGCAAGAAGGGGCACTAACTGCGGTCGTTCCATCGGACCGGTTAGACCGCTCTCAGCGGTCTGTAGCACACTTTTCCTCGATATCCGACCAATTCGCTCGCGGGCACGGAAGGGGAAATAGTGCCAGAAAGTAACGCTACAGCACCGACTCCGAGCACGGATGGGGCTATAGTGCCAAAAAGTAACGCTACAGCACCGACTCCGAGCACGAATGTGGCTATAGTGCCAAAAAGTAACACTACAGCACCGACTCCGAGCACGAATGTGGCTATAGTGCCAAAAAGTAACGCTACAGCACCGACTCCGAGCACGGTTGAGGCGATTAAGTCGCAGATTCGATAATTTCGATGATTTCGTTATCCCCGGTAATGAGATTCCGTTCCATCGTGCGCCCCGCGAGCTTAAGCGACACCCTCGCTTCCATGCCCGCCGGAATTCGCGCCCGAATGCGAATGCCGGCGCCGTCGGCCAATCGCTCCCATCCCGCATAGATCGTACCCAGCGGCGTCCAAACCTCCGCTTCCGCGAAAGACAAGCTTTCAGGCATATACGGGCGGATAACCGCCTTGGAGAATCCGGGCGCTTCCGAACGAATACCGACGACGTATTCCTGCAACAGTCTAGCCGGATATCCGTTCCAAGCATGGGAGTGACTCTCGATATCCTCCCAGCCTTCCCACATCGTCTTGGCCCCTTGTTCGATCATGTAGCCCCAACCGGGGTATTCCCTGCGATCCAACAGCGCAAAGGCTTCGGCTTCACGGTCATTCTCGAAAAGCATTCGAAGCAACGGCAGCGAGAGCACGGTTCGGCACTCCCATGCTTTGCCCGCTACGTAAGCGATGACCTCTTCGCGATCCTCCGCCGGTACGAGTTCTGCGTACAGCGCGATTGCGTTGACACCCTGGTGCGTTGCTTCGGATTCCGAGCTGTCGCGAAAGCGCTTCTTCTCCGCGTCGTACAATTGCTCGACGATCCGAACGCTCAACCGTTCTGCATAAGCCTGATACTTTTCGCCCTCCTCCGCTCTACCGATTAACCCTGCAGCCTGACTAACCGCCCTAAGAGCCAACACAAACTTAACCTGCTGAACCGTCAAAAATTGCCCCTTATGCTCCACCGAGGGATAAGGCCAATCGCTGATATTCCATCCTTTGTCCAGCGGCACCATTCCGGATACCGGATCTAAAATTCCGATAAAATAGTCCGCCATCCGCCGCGCCGTCTCATAGTGCGTCTCCAGCACGGACACGCTGCCGGACGCTTCATATACCTTCCACATCAAAGTCGCATAATGCAGGTCCCATTCCGGAATCTGCAAGTTGAAATCGGCATGCTCGTAATTAATAGGCGCGACGAAAGGGAACGTACCGTCGGCCATCTGCGCATCGGTGAAATCTCCCAACGTCTTCTCCAGTACGTCGATCGCGTCGAAATTATAGAGTAGCGACTCGGCCTGCAAGTCCGTATCCGCGGTGTATTGGGCTTGCTCCCGATGAGGGCAATCCACGGTTTGCCCCAACGTGTTGTTTTTCTGCGTACGGATGCACGCATCATACAAGGCATTAAGGTGCGGGTCGGAGCAGTTAAAGCTACCTGCATAGTTCATATTCGTATAAGCCAAACAGACCGAGACGCCTCCGTTATTCGGTTCGATCTCTTCCGGGTATCCGGTAACCTCTACGTAACGGAACGCCTTGAACGAAAAGTCCGGCTGCCATGTCTCGACTTCGTCCCCGCGCATCGTATACTCGTCGTAGTAATAATCGGAGTGTTCGTTCGTTACATTGTGTTTGACCCGGCCGTTCTCGTCTAAATCCTCCGACATTCTGAGACGGATTTTCGCTCCCGCAATCCCCTTGAGCGAAATCCTCGGCCAACCGGAGACGATTCTGCCCGTATCGAACACTTGCGGACGCTCGCGAGACTCATCGTTCACTGCGGGCTGCGGTAACTTAGCGCATGCGATGACTTCCTCGATAGCTCCTTCCGGTATTCGTTGGACGGACATCGGCCAATCTTTCCGCCCAATCTTGGCCAGCTTCGCCCTCGTCGTCGCCCCGTTCTTCCTCCATCCGGCCAACCGCCAATTCGGATCCAGCTTGCGAGCGTCGTAATCTTCGATCGCCGATACCCGGCGATTTTGCTGATAAGGCGTTCCGACCGCATGCGGCATTTCTTTCAAAACCTGCCACGACGAATCCGATTTGACGACCGTCTCCGATCCATCCTCGTATACCACATGAAGCTGAAGCCTTAAACCGGGCAGGGCATTGTAATAATTCTGACCGCTTCCGCCCAGATAGTGGGCATCGGCAGTTATGCAATTGCTGCCTTCCGTCAATAGAGCCGAAACGTCATAAGCCATATAAGCCTTACGCTTCAAAGGATTCGTCGGAGCAGGCGACACGTATCCGCCGAGTTTAACTCCGTTCAAGTACACTTTCGCGACGTTATGCGCGGAGTAGAATAGGCGTGCCGACGCTACTTTGCCTTTTGCGAGAATCTCCTTGCGAAAATAGGCGAAATCGTTCACCCGAACGCGCCGCGATCTCCATATCCAATCCGCTTCCCATTCCACGTTCAGATCGGACCGGTGCCTGATCTCCTCCGCTTGCCGCCCGGAACCTTTTGCGCTCATCCTATGTCTTCCTCCCGGTTGTTTTTTTCCAAGCATATCATGCCGATTTCCATTGCTTATAGGGGGCATAATGTGTTATTAATAGGGCAATCACACACACAAGATGAGGAGAAGCATTGCCATGGAATCCACTCCGTTCACATTGGAAGGAAAGCTGTTCTGGACGCCCGATTTTCCAATCTCGGTCACGAGGGAGCGGGAGCGGTTCACGTTGCCTATCCATATTCACGATTTCGTGGAAATCCAATACGTCGCCGAAGGCAAAGGGTTCCATTATATCGGGGATGAGCGGATCTATGTCGAGAAAGGCGATTTGTTCATTATTCCGATCGGCACCCGTCACGTCTACCGCCCATCATCGGAAGCGCCCAAAGACGAATTGATCGTCTATAATTGCTTGTTCGATCCGTCGGTGCCGGAAAAACTAACGCAAGCTTACCCGTTGCCGGAAAATGTCCTGTTTCTCTTATCCGGCGGCGGCCAATCGTATCGCAGATTCAAAGATTCGTTTAATGAAGCGAAAATCTGCATGGAAACACTCTATCGCGAATATCAAACCGAGTTGCCCGGATACGAAGCCGTACTATATGCTCGCTTAACC
Encoded proteins:
- a CDS encoding cellulase family glycosylhydrolase, which gives rise to MPNIEHNRTGEVSGFLRAEGRKLVNGDGREILLRGVGFGSWLLPEGYMWSFPDKGDRPRRIERMIEELIGADQAASFWETYYDRYVSESDIRRIAEEGLNSVRVPINSRFLLEEGEGSPVRYKEKHLALLDRMIGWCRKHRLYVILDLHGAPGGQTGTNIDDSEFDRPELFLDKRNAGLTLELWAMLAARYKDEWIVAGYDLLNEPLPDWFAVYNDRIMPLYKEIVRAIREVDDRHMIILEGAHWSTDWSIFDEKIDHNIMLQFHKYWNNPDTESIQAYLDKRELWDVPIFMGEGGENNKEWYAGAFRLFEDHGISWNFWTWKKLERDNSPCSIRRPEGWNLLVEYLEGGAKPSPEVASTVLTEYLANIAFERCEYDPDVVGALLRRPPVRIPAIFYGYGGAGISYYVSKKREESVGFRDNDGTDIRFVDNRRKIPNFQHGRGEPWLPEERMCVQLATGDWLAYEFDVPDRGELFCNYTVSLRLCAVEGESETGMKIKIDERSCGFVQAGPDWKTVQLPNEIRVSSGLRRLVSTAEGGYVRIEWIELRPSDG
- a CDS encoding carbohydrate ABC transporter permease, translating into MNRPASESAHPKLGFRVGYALVIAVLIVAAIFTLFPIYMGVLNSLKTEGEMLNDILAFPSRLQFGNFADAFEKTDYMRSLRNTLTIAVVGLTGIILFASMAGYKMSRTPGKLSGFLFATFVLSMLIPFHSIMITLVKISKALAVQGSTFGLGFIYIGLGVSMAIFLYHGFVKSVPRELDEAAVVDGCGEVRLFFVVIFPLLLPVTATIAILNLLWMWNDFLLPLLMLTDSNDYTLLLSTNMLFGEYNNDWAAILASLVLAMLPVIALYILLQKYILNGIADGAVKS
- a CDS encoding carbohydrate ABC transporter permease — encoded protein: MRITKKRKQSIALLAFVFPALAFYAVFMLAPAFGGAAYSLTDWNGLNPAYEWVGFANYAEALSDDPSFAHSLWFTVKFVVFMVVLQNAIAILLAVLVESVGRGKAWFRTIFFMPNMLSMIIGGFMWLFIFTKVSSYLVEHAGLSFLDRSWIGDPDFSFYAILIVSLWGGAGYLMVIYIAAIQGVPKQLKEAAAIDGANAWLTFRNITLPMIYPAITIGIFLTLNSSFKAFDAVYALTGGGPGRATQVVAMNIYEEAFSFNSRYGYASAKAMILFLIIFLITMVQLRIMKIREVEA
- a CDS encoding ABC transporter substrate-binding protein, which produces MKKALHLALVLILAVSFLSACGSGNKENNASTKEASASPSSSPSATASESPSESQADTPPQKVELKVFMSFPRFKDQFESYFEQFKAKELAEKNIDVSIKLEMPNPDQAKQILQTRLASNDAPDLFTLHAIADIPTYYKAGYLSDLSDQPFVPKVYDSVRKTVTYDGKVVALPLESLSWGYLYNKKIFKDVGIAPPQTIDEMKTAIDKLNGAKIKPFMLAFQESWIPQLMMALSLGGTVSSAHPDWIEKMNKGEASYQDVVSVFDIIDLIMANGTDKPFEVGNEAGSTDFANGKAAMWVQGPWQAETILKVNPDMEFGVAPLPVSNDPAGAMINLATSTSLAVSPKSANKEVALDLLNYILDDKDSAPLFEALKFNPVATMHTYETFPWIAEASSYVAEGKAYLDLSLPNGVTDETAKLLQSYYAKDVTKEDIVKTLDKAWAKGVKAQQ
- a CDS encoding response regulator transcription factor, whose amino-acid sequence is MYNVLIIDDEPWSREVVKALVEWDKLELSLNGEAEDGTEGLRLIEERKPHIVVTDMRMPGLDGVGLLKQMNEKVPEMKIIVMSGYDDFVYLKQAIRSRAVEYLLKPIDQEELNAALAQCVQDLKRAEQAGNAGWRTPVAFADPGTRERYSALRERVRGYLLELDKPAAIEALSKLGEMFGNDMENNDDRNVISKVVHEFLSLLEEFAAENEWDITSLRSKAPTGDWTSAVKAIEQLQAMFAEAIEQIEALRRKRLKLDIAEIQAHIDLYYREPISLETVAHRFFVSKEHLSRAFKSQLGENLSDYILRKRMEKAKELIVEGELAIKHVAKLTGYEDVAYFYRVFKKHFGQTPGELRKED
- a CDS encoding sensor histidine kinase, whose protein sequence is MRRTSLRLRLMLLMISLTTLPVITVTWIATNNTRDSVEKEIVNANNSRMLWADQYLDELIQQIDILFYTLQINKTLMDGVTEVDNADIGTQYKTQNYIQNTLTSAYYANSRKIDLLTLYVHQSRKAFSVNYASSGMVSTVDIGSGAWSRLRMEPVNMYFKQSKDGIYAYHGMYRFEDRKLLGGLSVRLNRDVWEAVGNILRSEPESSVFLLNDEGELLSGSTDSGVAEEISSQLGKLSLPDAELRLESSKNYYYFMKKVDDGELTVVKAVPLATVTRSANATIRAGILTGSLFAAVSVALSILVSLRISRPIVSLARTMRSAQVHNFEMKSAQSRDEIGLLERGYNSMMLRIKQLIEEEYQREIDLKNAQLQALQAQINPHFLNNTLHLIGGMALTKGAPEIYKVTQVIGELFRYSISTDEDRVTLADELKHMSNYLYIQENRFKGRCAVVLSIDEAALDARIPKFTLQPLLENAFEHGLQRKEGAWKVEIRVKRNSGSIAVLIKDEGVGISRERLLQLRARLAGGTKRELAKPASDEPRRRKGTGIGLKNVDTRLKLQFGSASGLRIYSCEGQGTIIAVKLPTINNGGSDDV
- a CDS encoding MEKHLA domain-containing protein — protein: MIPLDEDVQNREAHARLLIDSYRRATGRELIEPVPPANEAALALFKAPFILLSHGTETDPILNFGNEAALKLWETTWEEFTRTPSRLTAEPMERSQRERLLSDAKDKGYSDGYYGIRISKSGRRFEIRNVLLWNVADEQGTYKGQAAVFEEWAYVR
- a CDS encoding DUF2188 domain-containing protein encodes the protein MPWDKDNYPDSLKNFTAPVRGKAVEIANALLEEGYEEGRAIAIATSQAKEWADNRNKQIRKKGH